A region from the Candidatus Thiothrix putei genome encodes:
- the potC gene encoding spermidine/putrescine ABC transporter permease PotC, protein MMKAFKWSFIIAIFAYLYLPIGILVINSFNASKYGYEWKGFTFEWYAKLWENEALTQAFLNSLLVASLAATAATLIGTLMALALHRYRFPLKATASSLLFIVMMSPDIVLAITFLVIFIALGIQLGFWSLLIAHITFCLPFVVITVYAQLKGFDKYLLEAAQDLGASESRIFRLIILPLVFPAIVAGWLLSFTLSLDDVIISSFVTGPSFEILPIRVFSMVKVGVSPEVNVLATLLLAISLFLVTLSTLLLRRKH, encoded by the coding sequence ATGATGAAAGCCTTTAAATGGAGCTTTATAATCGCCATCTTCGCTTACCTGTATTTACCCATCGGTATCTTGGTGATCAACTCCTTCAACGCCTCCAAATACGGCTACGAATGGAAAGGTTTCACGTTCGAGTGGTACGCCAAGCTCTGGGAAAATGAGGCACTTACCCAAGCTTTTTTGAATTCTTTACTAGTGGCAAGTCTGGCGGCAACCGCTGCAACACTCATTGGGACGCTGATGGCATTGGCCTTGCACCGCTACCGTTTTCCGCTGAAAGCCACCGCCAGTAGCTTACTGTTTATTGTGATGATGTCCCCCGACATTGTACTGGCAATCACGTTTCTGGTGATTTTTATTGCGCTGGGGATTCAATTGGGGTTTTGGTCATTGCTGATTGCACACATTACGTTTTGCCTACCCTTTGTGGTGATCACGGTGTATGCCCAACTCAAAGGTTTTGATAAATATTTACTGGAGGCGGCGCAAGATTTGGGGGCAAGCGAAAGTCGCATCTTCCGCCTGATTATCTTGCCGCTGGTGTTTCCAGCGATTGTGGCAGGCTGGTTATTGAGCTTTACCCTGTCGCTTGATGATGTAATTATCAGTTCGTTTGTCACCGGCCCCAGCTTTGAAATTTTGCCGATTCGGGTGTTTTCAATGGTCAAGGTCGGTGTCTCGCCCGAAGTGAATGTGTTGGCAACGCTGTTGCTGGCGATTTCGCTGTTTTTAGTTACGCTTTCAACGTTACTGCTCAGGAGAAAACACTGA
- a CDS encoding SEL1-like repeat protein yields the protein MTSVTHSDTGLNVVETAAIAGNADAQYKLGLMYLLGEGVERDYTQALQWFDMAATQGLTKALYGLLQLPLQWFRSAAIQGNMLAQYYLGMVYCPSENVQQDYPLVALHLKGWYGSDEAVEQDYAQALKWYSKAAAQGEGRAHLALGWMYFQGKGVTKDHAQALQYYANAAAHGCIVQCELNLLGTIQQAEAGDVTVQYSLGLLYYQGKFTERNHDQALHWFQKAAEQGHADAQFKVGEMHYQGNGVTQNTTKALQWIEKAAAQGSADAQFRLGMMYRKGEEVPLDHVQALHWLLKAATQGHDKAQYELWWLYRRGKSVEKNSTQALYWLKQAAIQGHSQAQETLGSMYRRGCDVEQDYVQALYWFYQEANTWASNPVRVAENNLGLSVEDYVERGLIDQENSFVQYYLGLLNSENGDDDSAAQWYAKAAAQGYAQAQSALGWSYYLGDGVDQDDQQALLWYERAAAQGVIEEPDTLDKLRIIQDAFDGDAVAQYTLGLMYHFDYGDVRGDDEQAFAWFEIAAM from the coding sequence ATGACATCTGTAACGCATAGTGACACTGGATTGAATGTTGTTGAGACAGCAGCTATTGCTGGAAATGCTGATGCTCAGTACAAGTTGGGTCTTATGTATTTATTGGGTGAAGGTGTTGAAAGAGACTATACCCAAGCGTTGCAATGGTTCGACATGGCAGCTACTCAAGGATTAACCAAAGCACTGTATGGATTACTGCAACTTCCGTTGCAATGGTTCAGGTCTGCTGCAATCCAAGGCAATATGTTGGCTCAATACTATTTGGGGATGGTGTATTGCCCCAGTGAAAATGTGCAGCAGGATTACCCATTGGTAGCACTGCATCTGAAAGGATGGTATGGCTCCGATGAAGCGGTAGAACAGGATTATGCACAAGCACTGAAATGGTATTCCAAAGCTGCCGCTCAAGGGGAGGGACGTGCTCATCTAGCGCTTGGTTGGATGTATTTTCAAGGTAAAGGCGTAACGAAAGACCATGCTCAGGCGTTGCAATACTATGCCAATGCCGCTGCTCATGGGTGCATTGTTCAATGCGAATTGAATCTACTTGGAACTATCCAGCAAGCCGAAGCAGGGGATGTGACTGTTCAGTATTCATTGGGACTTCTGTATTACCAGGGTAAGTTCACGGAACGCAACCATGATCAGGCATTACACTGGTTTCAGAAAGCGGCGGAGCAAGGCCATGCTGACGCTCAGTTCAAAGTCGGGGAAATGCATTATCAGGGCAATGGGGTTACACAAAACACCACAAAAGCATTGCAATGGATCGAGAAAGCTGCAGCCCAAGGGAGTGCCGATGCCCAGTTTAGGTTGGGTATGATGTACCGTAAAGGTGAAGAGGTGCCACTGGATCATGTGCAGGCGTTACACTGGTTACTAAAGGCAGCCACTCAAGGGCACGACAAGGCTCAATATGAATTGTGGTGGCTATACCGCAGGGGTAAAAGTGTGGAAAAAAACTCTACACAAGCCTTGTACTGGCTCAAGCAAGCGGCTATTCAAGGGCATAGTCAGGCTCAAGAGACATTGGGAAGCATGTATCGCAGAGGTTGCGATGTGGAACAAGATTATGTACAAGCCTTATACTGGTTCTACCAAGAAGCAAACACATGGGCTAGTAACCCTGTTAGGGTTGCAGAAAATAATTTAGGGTTGTCAGTTGAAGACTATGTTGAACGTGGGCTTATAGATCAAGAAAATTCTTTTGTGCAGTATTATCTTGGATTACTAAATAGTGAGAATGGTGACGATGATAGTGCAGCACAATGGTATGCAAAGGCTGCTGCTCAAGGTTATGCGCAAGCTCAATCTGCATTAGGATGGTCATATTATCTAGGTGATGGTGTTGATCAAGATGACCAGCAGGCATTGCTGTGGTACGAGAGGGCTGCCGCCCAAGGAGTTATTGAGGAACCAGACACTCTGGATAAACTTAGGATTATCCAAGATGCTTTTGATGGGGATGCTGTCGCTCAGTATACATTGGGGTTGATGTATCACTTTGATTACGGGGATGTAAGGGGGGATGATGAACAGGCATTCGCATGGTTCGAAATAGCAGCAATGTAA
- a CDS encoding extracellular solute-binding protein, producing the protein MIKLPALLAAVLMAMSSALHAEEKLVVYNWAEYIPESTVADFEKETGIKVEYSTYENNEVMYSKIKLQKGKGYDIVVPSSYLVSKMRQEGLLQKIDKTKLTNLKNLSPDLLDKPYDPSNEYSLPYLWGSTGIGVNSKEIDPSTITSWADLWDEKWQGKLLLTDDVREVFHMALKKNGFSTNSTNPDEVKVAYEDLQKLMPNVLVFNADAPREPFMAGDVNLGMIWSGEVIMAQADNRDIHYVFPKEGAGFWVDSFVIPVGAENAANAHKFIDYMLRPEVGQKVVEELGYSTPNAAAKALLSEELQNNPVIFPTAEVMKTAEFQNDIGDAMKLYDGYWEKLKTGK; encoded by the coding sequence ATGATCAAACTTCCTGCTTTGCTGGCTGCTGTATTAATGGCAATGTCCTCGGCATTACACGCCGAAGAAAAACTCGTGGTGTACAACTGGGCAGAATATATCCCTGAAAGTACAGTTGCTGATTTTGAAAAGGAAACTGGCATCAAAGTCGAATATTCCACCTACGAAAATAACGAGGTGATGTATTCTAAAATCAAGCTGCAAAAGGGTAAGGGGTATGACATCGTTGTGCCTTCCTCCTATTTGGTGTCAAAAATGCGCCAAGAAGGTTTATTGCAGAAAATCGACAAAACCAAGCTCACGAACCTGAAAAACTTGTCGCCGGATTTGCTGGATAAGCCTTATGACCCCAGCAATGAATACAGCCTGCCGTATTTGTGGGGTAGCACAGGTATTGGCGTAAATAGCAAAGAAATTGACCCAAGTACGATCACTTCATGGGCAGATTTGTGGGATGAGAAGTGGCAGGGTAAGTTGCTGCTGACCGATGATGTGCGTGAAGTGTTTCACATGGCGCTGAAAAAGAACGGTTTTTCTACTAATTCCACTAACCCTGATGAAGTTAAGGTGGCTTATGAAGACTTGCAAAAGCTCATGCCGAATGTGTTGGTGTTTAATGCGGATGCGCCACGTGAGCCGTTTATGGCCGGTGATGTTAACCTTGGCATGATTTGGAGTGGTGAGGTAATTATGGCGCAGGCAGACAATCGCGATATCCATTACGTGTTTCCTAAAGAAGGTGCTGGTTTTTGGGTAGACAGTTTTGTGATTCCGGTTGGTGCGGAAAATGCGGCGAATGCGCACAAGTTCATCGACTACATGCTACGCCCTGAGGTTGGCCAAAAAGTGGTGGAAGAGTTGGGTTATAGCACGCCGAATGCTGCTGCTAAAGCCTTGCTGAGTGAGGAGCTGCAAAATAATCCGGTGATTTTCCCCACGGCTGAGGTCATGAAAACAGCCGAGTTCCAGAACGACATTGGTGATGCCATGAAGTTGTATGATGGGTACTGGGAAAAACTAAAGACAGGAAAGTGA